The following nucleotide sequence is from Leopardus geoffroyi isolate Oge1 chromosome D4, O.geoffroyi_Oge1_pat1.0, whole genome shotgun sequence.
gcaggggggtggggggagctttgCCAGCTTCCTCGCTTGGCCCACAGCCTGTCTCCACTTAACGGATCTGCCTTTTCCTCCGGCAGACCTGATGTCTTTAAAGAGGATGATGGAGAAGCTCGGGGTCCCCAAGACCCACCTGGAGATGAAAAAGATGATCTCAGAGGTGACAGGTGGGGTCAGCGACACCATCTCCTACCGTGACTTCGTGAACATGATGTTGGGGAAGCGGTCGGCTGTGCTCAAGCTGTGAGTACCGCCCGCCTCTCCTGGGGCCCCTGAAGTCAAAGT
It contains:
- the AIF1L gene encoding allograft inflammatory factor 1-like isoform X2 translates to MEFDLNNEGEIDLMSLKRMMEKLGVPKTHLEMKKMISEVTGGVSDTISYRDFVNMMLGKRSAVLKLVMMFEGKANESSPKPVGPPPERDIASLP